GCAGACACACGCCGTtggaaagtaaaaataaacgcCCGATCAAACTTCCATTAAAAGCGGTTTATTTCTCGGTTACAATATGTTACGGAAACACATGTAAAGGTTAGGACATTATTACAATGAAGaacgtagtaaaaaaaaaatgaaacttcaATTCCGAATTTTTCTCAAAACCCATAACGATTTGGTTCTACCGTTTACCGAAAATAAGGTTAACATTATAAGAATGGagaacacattttaaaaaaattaaaacttgaaattcgAGTATTTTCTCAAAAACCAATAACGATGTGGTTTTACAGTTTagagaaaatgagatttgaaaataaacttccgagttaaaaaaaaaagttgttgattattttaacagcttttagttaaaatttggacttggaaaacattttcggcAACAAGTGGAAACCCCATTTCTTAACATCTAGAAATGAACTGTCACGAGAACTTACTTCATCATGTTCGCTGCCGACTGAAGAATGGCCGTTATTCGTCAAAGAATCCGCTCTAGCAAGTTCCGGAACATCCTTTTGCGACACTATTAAATGAAGTAGATTGTCGAACGTTTGAATCCTGGACGAGCTTCGGGCAAGGCTCTTCAACGTTTTGACGTAATCGGAAACAATTGTTGTCTTGGAGTTCAAGCCCGAGGCCCCCAAAGATTCTTCTAACAACGACACCCCTTTCAACTTGGCTTCATAAAGTTCGTGTTGACATTGCACCAGCAGCTCTCCAATCGACAATTTACGACCTTGTTTGATTTCGTAAGTTTCTTTCATGTCTTGAAGTGTTTTCTTGACTTTCACTTTCGCCCACTGAAACTCGTACTGGTCGAAGCCGTGCATTTTTCCTGGGCACAAACATAATTTGTTGCAGCAGGGTCGTGGAAATGAAGGATGTTCTTCAATTCTATTTCGGTCCTTGgaagaaaaggatttttcGCAGGAAAAGGAACAATTTCGGCAATTATAAGCCCACTTTGATCCACGGCAAGCGATTTTAATGACAACTGGTTCTTCAACTTCAATTTCGTAGTTCCTGTAACTTTCGAATTCACTGCTAAAATGAGTCACCATCTGCTTGAATTTTTCGATGTTTTCAATGTTGCAAAAGGCGATATCCAATTGCAGTTCAATATCATGTAGTAACTTCTTGAGGCGAATTTTTGAGTTAACTTCCTGTTCCACTTCATCCAAATGGTGGTCGGGCATTACTGAtaggttttcaaaaaaagactgGAAATTCGAGCGACCTAGGTCCCAGAAGAGTTGATCAAATTTCATTGCATCTTCAGCATCATCAAGATTGGGAACGTTTGTTGCATAGAGGGCcgagttgttgaatttgtGATATGGGATAGGGACGTCCTGCTCGTCACGAAATCCAGAAATGCAGGCTTCACGAATTGCCTGCAAAACAGGAGGTTTCACGCCATTGGAGAAGGTTACTAGCAACCTCAAGTTTTTGCGGACATCGCTTCCAAAGATGTTAGAAACTGACTCCAAAATGTACTGCTGTGTGGGCGTCAGTCTGCAGTCCGCCGATGATGCAACGAAGCAAACAGCACTaacaaaatcgaatttttcaaGCGTCTCAGGATGCGAGAGAAATTGACCAATGTTTCGAGTGACCTCCCGGTCACGTTCTAATCCTCGAATGTCGCCATAACCTgtatgaaaaggaaaacaaaatcaaaatcaaataaacacTCAGTTCACACTTTAATATTTAACCAGTATTACCGGGTGTATCGATGATAGTAAAGTCGTACGGTATCTTCATCCCTTCCATGTAGTGAATGTGAAAAGAAGTGACAGAAGTTGTCTGACTgaggttttcattttgaattgctTCATTAACAACGCAGAAGCGGAATGGATCACTCCATTCCACACCAAGGATGTAATTTATCATTCCGTTGACGACAGCACTTTTACCACAACCGGCAGCACCCAACAGGACTACAACCTTGTGACCacgttctttctttttagagGGTTTACCAATGTCAAACCATCGAAATTCTTGATTGGGGCTAGTCCTCTCGTTGGCTTTCAGAAGATAAATAGCAGGATCGCCTTCTTTTAGACACCGGCAATCGCGGACAATTTCTTGAGCTAAATTTAGTGCCGATTTCTTTGGATCAATGTAACCAAAAGATCCTATTTCGTTTCCTTGGATTGTTTCAGCATCAAGTGTGATTACGTTTTTTATCTTGGACGCATCAGCACAGTCGTTGTGTTCGTAAGTAGAAAGTGATAAACTTCGATTTTTTGCAATGGCTCCAATCTGCTTCGGCGAAACGTGGAAAGACAACGGAGGGATACCAAGTAAACTTCTACTTTTCGCCGGGGATGTTAAAGGAATGAAGTCACGTTGATTCGAAGACGACAGAAAGGGCCGATTAAAGTCTTGAATAGCTCCATCTTCAAGGTTATTAGAGGCTACCAATATTGTATAGCAGTAACTCTTTGGAGCATtttcacaaaacaaattgagTTTGGTTCGAAAAGTTTCCACATCTTTTTGATTTGCTTCTAAAATCTCAAAAGTAGTCCAAAGATCTTCACTTTCGTCCATAAACAAGCTTTTCTTCAATTTAGATATCACAGGATCGTCAATTAGCTTCGTTTTGAATACAAAGGATTTCGCATGTTGTCCAGGTTTGATGTCTCCGATGACCAGTTCTTCAGCTTTCCATGGGATGTCAACGTTTTCTAGCAGGGATTTAAGAAGAAATAGCTCTTGCTGTCGAGTGACAAGCCATTCCATTAGCACGTcgtccaaaaagaaattgtaaatGATTTCGCGGCAAACTTTCTTCACGCTTTCTTTCGAAATACCACATCTTCTATATCCAATCAAAGTTGAAGATGAGGTGCAAGAAATGTAGTTGTTAAGGGTTTGAATGCATTTCTGGAATTCTTTAAGGCGAAACGATAGATGAGGAATCGTAGGCAGGAATGAGTCTTTTAGAAGGAATTGACACCGTGAATGAACTTGCAGAAGAATGCTCTTGAGCGAGAAAAGCTTCGACACCAAGTCTGGTTCTAAATCGCGATTCGGTGGTCCATAAACTTTCAAGCTTTCTAGTGAGCAAAGAGACATTTTAACTGGGACATAACAAGCTTTATCACAGCAACGAAGAAGTTTCTGAAGAGCACTGAGACAAGTGGAAAAGTCGTCGTCTTGAGAAAAGCAACCCCATTTTAGATCAGTACAGAGATACCAAGATGATTTCGTCAGAATAGAAAAATCAGATGAATCTTGATCTGCGAGGTGAATTTCATCATTCAGGTTGGAGAACGTTTTCTTGGCCC
This window of the Daphnia pulex isolate KAP4 chromosome 5, ASM2113471v1 genome carries:
- the LOC124194192 gene encoding uncharacterized protein LOC124194192, with the protein product MEKINLPTLGRSVALGDLYDYSRDKIIPNGFSCSIKCKETNMSQNGLVKSCVKILIDPSEEEKWAHLKLKSHLQASILAQLVPSEELWCSEYLFQKPSSENLHVACVTVFLTACIRHEICDPTDFIGSVKIKEVQSLDRPTHVVSEIVHGFNALFNFELPTSSTEEKIYAENQLFLWAKKTFSNLNDEIHLADQDSSDFSILTKSSWYLCTDLKWGCFSQDDDFSTCLSALQKLLRCCDKACYVPVKMSLCSLESLKVYGPPNRDLEPDLVSKLFSLKSILLQVHSRCQFLLKDSFLPTIPHLSFRLKEFQKCIQTLNNYISCTSSSTLIGYRRCGISKESVKKVCREIIYNFFLDDVLMEWLVTRQQELFLLKSLLENVDIPWKAEELVIGDIKPGQHAKSFVFKTKLIDDPVISKLKKSLFMDESEDLWTTFEILEANQKDVETFRTKLNLFCENAPKSYCYTILVASNNLEDGAIQDFNRPFLSSSNQRDFIPLTSPAKSRSLLGIPPLSFHVSPKQIGAIAKNRSLSLSTYEHNDCADASKIKNVITLDAETIQGNEIGSFGYIDPKKSALNLAQEIVRDCRCLKEGDPAIYLLKANERTSPNQEFRWFDIGKPSKKKERGHKVVVLLGAAGCGKSAVVNGMINYILGVEWSDPFRFCVVNEAIQNENLSQTTSVTSFHIHYMEGMKIPYDFTIIDTPGYGDIRGLERDREVTRNIGQFLSHPETLEKFDFVSAVCFVASSADCRLTPTQQYILESVSNIFGSDVRKNLRLLVTFSNGVKPPVLQAIREACISGFRDEQDVPIPYHKFNNSALYATNVPNLDDAEDAMKFDQLFWDLGRSNFQSFFENLSVMPDHHLDEVEQEVNSKIRLKKLLHDIELQLDIAFCNIENIEKFKQMVTHFSSEFESYRNYEIEVEEPVVIKIACRGSKWAYNCRNCSFSCEKSFSSKDRNRIEEHPSFPRPCCNKLCLCPGKMHGFDQYEFQWAKVKVKKTLQDMKETYEIKQGRKLSIGELLVQCQHELYEAKLKGVSLLEESLGASGLNSKTTIVSDYVKTLKSLARSSSRIQTFDNLLHLIVSQKDVPELARADSLTNNGHSSVGSEHDEVSSRDSSFLDVKKWGFHLLPKMFSKSKF